The Gemmatimonadaceae bacterium sequence ATGAGTACCGATCGTTGAACTCCTTGAAGTGGTCAAGGTCAGCGTAGCAGACCGCAAAGCGATCGCCGCGATCGATGCGCCGCTGCATCTCCTCCTCGATCGCCACGGTGCCAGGCAGGCGCGTCGAAGGATGCACGTACACGTCGCGATCCGAACGGCGGATCAGCAGGTCGAGCCGTCGCTGGAACTCTCGAGGCTCCAGGTCCCGGCGCAGCACCTCGTCCGCGCCGGCACGAAACGCCGCCTCGAAGGAACGCGAGGAGCCGTCAGTGAGCATCACCGCCGGTACGATGCCCGTGTACGAATCACTCTTGAGCCGCAGGAGCGCCAGGAAGCTGCGCTCGCCGTCGCGGTCATCGAACACGGCAAGGCGCGGTCGCCCACGCAGCGCGAGCGCCATCAGGTCGTCAGCGCTGCCAGCTGACGTGACGGGAATGCGTGCGCCCTCGAGCCACCCGAGCAGGATCCCGGGCGCCTCGCCATGGGCCCTGGCGAAGAGGACTGCAGGAGGGTGAGCGGACACGCGCGGCGGGTAAGGGCCATTCGGGGTCACGCTCCCCTTGGACCCTGCGTACGTCAAGTTGCAGTGGATCAAGCACTTGGCTGGCTGAGCAGAGTCCCCGTGTTGCCTGAGGTCCCAGCCCAATGACACGACGACCAGCCGGACCCGCGCGTGACAGCCACGAATTTGCCGCCTCTCTAAATTGCTTGCGACGCCAATCAACGACGCGAGTTGCGGACACTCCTTGGCGGCGTGATGGAAGCCCGATCCGGCCGAGTTCGAGGCAATCCTGCCGCCGG is a genomic window containing:
- a CDS encoding diguanylate cyclase, translated to MSAHPPAVLFARAHGEAPGILLGWLEGARIPVTSAGSADDLMALALRGRPRLAVFDDRDGERSFLALLRLKSDSYTGIVPAVMLTDGSSRSFEAAFRAGADEVLRRDLEPREFQRRLDLLIRRSDRDVYVHPSTRLPGTVAIEEEMQRRIDRGDRFAVCYADLDHFKEFNDRYSYYDGDRVIRLLSMLLHDVVKGVCGEQGFIGHIGGDDFIFVIPAEYVTETCGEIVTVFDTLIGYQYSEQDRRAGYFFGKDRRGQLHRVPLMTLSIGVVTNERRTFTTAASVSHLATEMKGYAKTLNGSVYSVDRRTDGVEVGEKTPPRAPRAISIVDE